A window of Dehalogenimonas sp. WBC-2 genomic DNA:
GACAAGAGCGAAATCTTTTGCCTTGATATACTCCAGCGCCTCAGCCCCACTACCTGCGGTGACCACTTTATGGCCAGCATCCTCAAGTATGTCGCGGAAAAGGTCTCTGATAGTTTGATCATCATCCACTACCAGTATGGTAGCCTTGGCGCCCACAGCGGTAGAACGCAACCATTCATCAATAGCCGCCCTATCAAAACGCCAGCTATGGCTAACCTTGAGCGCCGGAATAGTACCAGCTTGCAATAAGCGATAAATTGTTTTTTGGGTCACTCGCAGATAATCAGCCACTTCACGCACGGTCAATAACTCAGGCATAGCAATTTTCTCCTAGAACTCAAACCACATGTATCTAAATTGAAGCATACTATTTTGGACATTTTGAGTCAAGTAATAAATGGGTTCTAATACTACTGGTACAATTCATTATTATTCCAGCACTATTCTCTAACTTTATGTAGAGTAGCAATCATGCTATAATTCAACTGTGAAATTGAAACTGATCTTAGGATTAGCAACGGCGCAACGGCTGAGTATTATTGCCCTGGTTTTATTGATTCCTCAGTTCAGTCCAGTCGCCCTGGACTACCCCAAACCGGATCGCCGGTACGAGGTGGGTTTACATACTTTTACTTTAGATTATCAAGACCCGCAAGGCCAGACAATGTCCATTGACGCGGCAGTATGGTACCCCACCAGTGATAAGGTTGCTGTCTACAGTTACAGCAACGGCGCTAAAAGCTATTTAGCGGTTGACGGAGCGCTGGCGCGCGGTCTTTCATCCTATCCGTTGATCATTTTTAATCACGGTTTTAACGCTACAGAAATGCAATCCCTGTTTCTTAAAGAAACACTGGCCAGCGAAGGTTATATTGTCGCTTCAGTGCATTTCAAAGACAGTATTTGGGCGGGTATGCTTGGATTGCTAGATTTCAATGACCACCAGGCTGGCAGCGGTATTGATGGTTACCTGCGTAATGTATACCAACAATATTTTGATACTTATCGTCTTTCGGCAGCAGAAGCCTTGCTAAATCACATGGTAGATGAAAATGATGACTCAGCATCGCTATTCTATAAAGGGATTAATACCAACGCCATAGGTATGGGCGGGCACTCTTTTGGAGGTCTGACCACTCTAGGACTAATCGGTGGTCATTCCGATCCGCTGATGGAAGACAGCCGCATCAAGGCAGCGCTATTACTATCTTCACCATCATTCCCCTTTGAAAAGAATGTCAGTAACATAGACATCCCGATTATGGCCATGCGTGGAGATTATGACCTGTTGCTTAACCGTCCTGAGGATGCTTTCTGGTATTTGGGCGGTGAAGTCCAACCACCTTACTATTACCTGGTGCTGCGTGACGCCGATCATTTCATTTTTTCAGAATCATGCGCGGATATTGGCTGGGTACCGGCAGGTATTGCAGAAGATGAACGCCTGAAAGCTATAGACCGCTATGCCCTGGCTTTCTTTAATCTGTATCTGAAGGGCGACACCTCAGCAATAACTGTATTATCACAAACATCCCCGGCCCTGTTAAGTTATGATTGGCTGACAGCACCGTAGCGTAAAACTTTAACCTTTTCTGTCGTGATAAGACCGTCACCCATCATTTTTTCTATCTCAGGAAATACTCCATCAAGGTGTTCTTGAGAATCTACAACCTCTATAATAATAGGCAAGTCTTGAGACAAACGGAGCAGATGAGTTGAGTGTATCCGGCTGCGAGCGCCGTAACCAGCTATGCCCCGCAACACTGTAGCGCCGGCCAATCCGCGTTCTTTGAAAAGCTCAATAATTGCCATGAAAAGCGGTTTCCCCAGGTAAATATCAGACTCGCCAATAAAGAGTCTCATCAAAATCTGCTCCCCTTCAATCTTGCGCATCATGCGCCTCCTGCTATTAATCTACCGGTAAAAATCCCAACTGCAACGGCAATAAGACCAAGTATGACGCTGGAAAGGATATTCAAGGTTGCGGCACCCCATGAGCCGTCTTGAATGAATTGGACTGTTTCATAGCTGAAGGTGGAAAAGGTGGTAAAGGCTCCCAGGAAACCGATGGCGACAGCGGTGCGCAGGTGTGGCGGCAATACATCGGTCGATAGTCCGATCTGCATGACCAGACCGAGCAAAAAGCTGCCCAGGACATTGACAATCAATGTGCCATAGGCAAAACCGTTACCTAATACCGCATAAACGGCACCTGATAAAGCATATCTTGATAAAGCACCCAACGCCCCGGCCAGGGCAATCATCAATATGAGATTCATAACGATATTTTATGGTTTCCAATGCTTAAATACAAAAATGGAGGGACTTTCCAGTCCCTCCATTCATTTGAAACTCTTTTTTTTAGGATTTAATAAGTATCTTTGGTTTTAGCAAAACAATCGCTGCAATAAACAGGGCGACCGTTGCGCGGCTCAAAAGGCACTTCGGTCTCTTTGCCGCAAGAAGCGCATACCGCCGGGAACATCTGCCTGGGGCCACCCATACCACCACCGCCGCCGCGTGTCTGTTTTCGTGATTGCCGGCATACCGGGCAACGCTTGGGTTCATTTGTGAAGCCCTTTGACGCAAAAAATTCCTGTTCTGAGGCGGTGAACGTGAAATCCGCGCCACAATCCGCGCATTGTATGGTTTTGTCTTGTGCCATGGGTGAATTTGCTCCTCTTTTGATTTTACTTCGGTTTACTGTCAATTCACTCTAGCCGCGAGCGTTCTCCCTGCTATAAGCTTGCCGACGTTCAACCGCGTTAGAGTATGCCACTACGATAGAGTCACTGTCAACTAAAGTGCACTTTTAAAGCTAAACTTATTGCATAAGTAGCTTTAAGCATTCTTTATTCCTGTCCGGCTTCCAGTGCCACACCATTCAGGTCGTAGACCAGTGCGCTGTTAATGCGCACCGTAACCATCTCACCGGCTGGGATTTCACCCTTCACAATGACCAGTCCATCAACCTCAGGAGCATCCCTATAACTGCGGCCTATAGATATACCCTGTCCGGCGCCTTCAATTAACACCTTTAAGTTCCGGTCAACAAACTGCTGGTTCTTTTCAAGAGATATCTGTTGCTGCCTCTCCATCAGACGCTTCAAACGTTCTTCCTTTAAATCATCAGGGATGGAATCACCAAGCGCTTCGCTGGCAGTACCGTGTTCAAAGGAAAATTTAAAAGCTCCCAATTTATCAAAACGGATCTCTTCAATGAAATTAAGCAAGCTTTGAAATTCCGCTTCAGTTTCGCCCGGATAACCGACAATGAAAGTGCTCCTCAAAGCAATATCAGGCATAGCTTCACGCATTTTGCCCAAAGTCTTGTTAATTGAGCCGATGTTTGATGGACGCTGCATCCGCTGCAGTACCGATGGGTGGGCGTGTTGGAGAGGTATATCAAGATAAGGTACTATCTGCTTTTTGGAGGCCATAACTTCTATCAGTTCATCGGTCACGCCGCCGGGGTAAGCGTACATGATGCGTATCCAATCAATCCCGGGTACAGCGGCCGTCATTTTCACAAGAAGATCTGCCAGACCATTTTTTAAACCCCGGTCATGGCCATAATCAGTGGTATTCTGGGCCAGAAGGACAATCTCACGTACGCCTTTCTCTTGCAATGAAACTGCTTCTGCCAGGATAGCATCCATCGGACGGCTGACCGTTGGCCCCTTGATTAATGGAATAGCGCAGAAAGCGCATTGCCGGGAACAGCCATCCGCTATCTTTAGATAGGCGCTGGCGCCCTGCACTGCCACACGCGGCGCGCCATGATCGTCACCGCCAACGGTGGCCGCATCGGATATTTGAAAGCGGGCTTCAGGACGCACAGCGCAACTCAATCCTTCCACCAAATCAACTATGTCCATCCAGCGGCGGGTACCCAGAATAGCATCGATACCGGGAACCCGGCGTACCACTTCATAGCCGTAACGTTGTGTCAGGCAACCCGCGGCGATCAACACTTGCCCGCTTCTTTTTTTGGAGGCCAATTTGGCCAGCGCCTTGAACGACTCCTCCTTGGCGCTATTGATAAAACCGCAGGTGTTTACGATCAAAACGTCAGCCCGCCGCGGGTTGGCAACCACCGCATAACCGGCAGCATTCAACAGGTACGACATGGAATCAGAGTCGACAGTATTCTTGGCGCAGCCCAGCGAAACAATATGAAACGTTTTCTTGTTCATGAAAAAATAAGCTGTTTCATCTTTTAAAAACAGGCTATTTTATCAGATTGGAAGTTGCAGAAATAATCCGGCCAGTGGCGGCCTCTAATTCAAGGGGCTAAGACTGAGACTTTGACCATATCAGGATTACAGATGTATTGGCCGCAAATATTGCACCTATGCACCGGCCAAACTGAGGCCGCCGCCATCAAGCCGTAGTCCCGGCCTTCAGAAGCGATGACACTACCGATACGCCGGGAATCCTGCGCCGGTAAAAAGGAAACCGGCTTCCGGCATCTGGGGCAAACATAACTGGAAGTACCCATAGATTTCCTCCTTCAGGTTAGGCGACTCTGGTCTGGTTTCATTATCACGCCGTTATGACCCTTTGGGAATCACCTGATAGGACTATGGGGACCTATACATGAGTACTATAAGGGAGTAACAGTTTAATCACCGAACAATAGGCAGAGCGTTGCCCCGCTTCTAACTGCGCCTATTCCTGATCGAGATTATTGACCCCAGTTTTGCAGCATCACTTTGACTGAGCGGTTCATCTCCGTTGCGTAGTCCGCCGCAAATTTACGGAAGAAAATCTCCTGTCCGGCATTTTCATATTTACCGGCATGAGTCCTCGTCTGGAATTCGAGTTCGGTATCGCTGTAAACGGTCCCTAATTCTTCTCCGCTGAAACGATGATATTTGTTTTTGTGAACAATCGCAGCAACGTTCATCCTTGATGTCTGCCTCGCAGATGTCTTCGCCGGATGTCCGAAGCACAGCATCGTTATTGGTATTGTATACGGCGGCAGGTTGAAGAGTTCGCGGTGGTATTCGTAATTTTCCAGTATATCTCCGATGTAACATGAGCCGATACCGAGTGATTCCGCAGCTACAACCGCGGTCTGCGCCGCAATCAATGCGTCACAACAGGCCAGCATCAGATCTCCGGATTGAGGCTTCCGGAAAGGAATTCCCTGTTCCTTAGCTAAGCCTTCGACTCCGCAATGTGTGAAGTAATCAAACCAGCGCTGGTAATCGGCCAGAAACAGCAGCACCCACGGCGCCGTGGCGATAAACGGCTGATTATCACAGCTCACCGCCAGCTTGTCTTTGATCTGCTGATCTTCAATTTCGATGATGGAGTACAGCATCAGATTTCCCGCGGTCGGTGACCGGAACGCAGCCTTTAGGATCAAGTCTTTTTCTTCACCGGTAACCGGCTGTTTAGAATACGCCCGTATTGACCGGCGATTGCCAATGACCCGCAAGGTTTCGTTCAACTCAGCCACTCAGTTCCTCCAATCGGCGTACTACTGCATCTATCGTTTCCGGCGCCGTAGAGGCTCCGGCGGTGATACCAGCAAGGCACTTCCCTTTCAGCCAGCTAGGATCAATCTCGTCTGCCGTTTCGACTAGATAGGTGACGGTGACCGGCAAACATAATTCTACCAAATGCCTGGTATTGGCGCTGTGGTGGCCGCCAATTACCAGCATCACATCTGCCCTGCGGGCCAGTGCCAGTGTCGCCGCCTGCCGCAAGCGGATATCATGGCACACCGTATCTACTATTCGCAGTTCTGCATCTTTGACCAGTGCTTTCTCGGTCACCGCCTTGGCAAATTCAATAAAGCGCGCCGGCACCTGGGTTGTCTGAGATAAAAGACCGATATGCCTCGGCATTTCAACTTCATCCAGGCTGGCAGACGATAGCGTTGCCAGGCCCCGCCCTTCCGCCCAGCCCAGTATTCCCTTTACCTCAGGATGATTAACGTCGCCATATATAATTGTGAAAAAGCCCGCCTCGGCCAGCCGGTGGGCTCCCTTCTGAGCGCGCTGCACAAAGGGACAGGTAGTATCGACGATCTCTATACCCCTGGCTTTTATCGCCTCCAGCACTTTCGGACCGACGCCGTGAGAACTGATGACTACGGTGTCGCCGATGACCTCCGAGATGTCCGCGACCACTCTCACTCCCAGGCCATTGAGCCGCGCCATGACCTGCTGGTTATGCACTAGTGCCCCCAGCGTCTCCACTCCGCCCTTGTGCCGGGCTACGTCCTCGAGTGTGGCAAGAGCTCTCTTGACCCCAAAGCAAAATCCCAGGTCGGCCGCTTTTTCTATCTTCACTGTTCCATCCCGTGGACACCTTGCCGGTGTGACGGCAACAACTTGGCGATCGCCTTCATTATCTGGTTGCCGTATTCACCCAGCGCATCCTTATCTGGCTTATCATCTGTAGTCAATATGAATGGTTCACCGATAGTGATTACCACCCGGTGACGTTTGAGGAACCACCAGTGGCCTTTAATGGTCTCTGTACCGGTAATGGCCACCGGCAGTATCGGCGCCTTGAACGCTGCCGCCATATACCCCGCCCCGGGTAGAGCAAATGACAGCACACCGGCGGGGTTGCGGCGGCCTTCAGGAAAAATAACCAGCGCCCCGCCGCTTTTAATCACCCTGGCCGACTGTTTGAGCGAACTTCCGGAAACACCTTCCCTGTTAAGCGGTATGGCGCCGGAACCCTTCAGTATTCCACCGAAAAAGCTGCTCTTGAATAGCTCTTTTTTTGCTAAGAAATATACAGGTTTTCGCGGCAGATATAGACCCAGTAGCGGCGGGTCGGCGGAACTGACGTGGTTGGCGCAAACCAGGAAAGGCTGATTCCCCGGCATATTCTCTTTACCTTTAACCGTAACTTTGGTGCCTAAAAACATGATCATTGCGGTCAGGCGTACCAGCGGATAATACCAGGCTATCTTCATAGTTTAAGATTATAGCCTGTCAATGTCCTGCCGACCAATTGTATCGTCTGATTCCGGTGGCGGTCTGCAACTTTGTTATAATGTTAATGTGGATAACAAACAAAGGTTCAGTAACCGGGTTGAAAACTACGTCAAGTACCGGCCTTCCTATCCACAGCAATACATCGGCTATCTGGTGAACGGTATCGGTTTCAAGCCGGATTCTGTCATAGCCGATATCGGTGCCGGAACCGGCATTCTGTCAAAACTGCTGGCTGCGCAAGTTGGAACAGTCCTGGCGGTGGAACCCAACGCCGATATGCGCCTCGCCGCCGCGGAATATCTTAAAGACACCCTCAATGCAGTTATCATCGACGCCTGCGCCGAAGACACCGGGTTGCTGGATGCAAGTATCGATTTTATCACCGCCGGTCAGGCATTCCACTGGTTCGATCTCGAAGGCTCCCAGCGGGAATTCCGTCGAATTTTGAGACCCGGTGGTAAAGTAGCGCTGGTATGGAACACCCGTGACATTGAAACTCCCTTCGGACGGGAATATGAATCTTTAGTAAAACAAACCTGTCTGGAATACCTCGGTTCCGGCGGCGGTTCGTCTGAAAATCTGGCATACCGCATGTTTTTTAAAAACGGCGGGTATGACTACCGTGTTTTCCCCAACAACCGACATGTCGACCTGGAGACGCTCATCGGTTACTCCCTGTCGACTTCATATGCTCCGGTTAAAGGCGACAGCAATTTTCCCGGGTTTGTAGAAAAGTTGGTGGCACTTTATGATAAATATGCTATGGCAGGCAGCCTGTTATTGTCGGCTGCCACCCATAGCTACGTTGGTGAAATCTAGATATTAGAGGGGTGCGATGAAAACCGAAACCTACAAGCCTGTCGAATGGCTCGGCGACCGGTTGATGATCATCGACCAGACCCGTCTGCCGCAACATGAAATCTATCTGGAACTGGCTGACCATCACCAGGTGGCGGAGGCCATCAAATCCCTCAAGGTACGTGGTGCCCCGGCTATCGGTGTCGCCGCCGCCTATGGTGTTGCCCTCGGCGCGCAAAAGATTGAGACCCACAATCTCAATGAGTTCCAGGAACAATACAAACTGGTTTCCGCCGAGATCGCCGCCACCCGCCCTACTGCCCGCAATCTCTTCATGGCCGTCGAGCGCATGGATGATGTAGTTGCCCATGCCGTTGATGTCATTACCGCAAAAGAATCCTTGACCGCCGAAGCGGAAAAGATACATGTTGAAGAAACAGAAGCCACCGTCCGGATCGCCGAATTTGGGGCTTCGCTTATCAAAGACGAGGATACCATACTCACCCACTGTAATACCGGCCCTTTAGCCACTACAGGCCGCGGCACCGCCCTCGGTATCATCATCGAGGCTCACCGGCAGGGTAAAAACATTCAGGTTCTGGCCACCGAAACCAGACCGTTATGTCAAGGAGCTCGCCTTACCGCCTGGGAACTCAAAAAGGCTCATGTTCCCTTCCGCTTGATTACCGACTCAATGGCCGGACATTTCTTGAAAGAAGCGCAGGTGGACATGGTTATTACCGGTGCCGACCGCATCGCTAGAAATGGCGATACAGCCAATAAGATCGGTACTTATTCCATCGCTGTCTTGGCCCATGAGAACAAGGTTCCCTTCTACATCGCCGCCCCGTCCAGCACTTTTGACGACCGCATCTCCACCGGAGACGACATCGTCATCGAAGAACGTTCGCCCGACGAAGTCACGCACCAGGGCGGTAAACGCGTTGCACCGGAAAGCATCGAGGTATGCAATCCCGCCTTCGATGTCACCCCGGCGCGGTATATTGCCGCTTTTATCACCGAAAACGGCATTGAAACCCGAACCTGAGCCGGTAATTTTCGTAGGGGTCGATCTGAGATCGGCCCTATCCCAATCTTTGAATCGTAACTTCAGTAATCTAAATACAAGTATTTGACGCTCATATTGTAATTCTTTTTTAAAGTAGTAATATGTACCTAGAAATAGAATAACACTGCCCTGGCGCGCAACAGGAGGTTACCTTGGAATCATTCGTGAACAAAGAAACCAACCGGCGTGAATTTGTAAAAACGGCGGGGCTGGCGGGCGCCGGTATTATTTTTGCAACAACCACTTCTACTTTGCTTACAGGTTGCGCCTCAATTACCTATGTAAGCCAGGCAACAAGAATCCCTAAAGATGCCTACACCATTGTTAATAACTATGTCGATGTCGAATTGGCAAAAGTGCCAGAGCTATCATCGGTCGGGGGCTCAGCCACCATTGAAGACCCGGATCTGGAAAACTATCTTTTGATTGCCAGGACTTCACAAGATGAATATACCGTTGTGTCCAGTGAATGCACCCATCGCGGAAAAGCCTTAGGTTACGACCATGAAAACAACCGCTTTCAGTGTTCCAGCCTCGGCAGCAGCAAGTTTAGACTCGACGGCACGGTAATTGAAGGTCCGGCCGATAAACCTCTGAAAGTTTACAATTCTTTCATTTCTCAGGATCTCTTGATGATTGAGGTTGGATGACCAAATAAACTGGGGGGATATGGACAATAAACCAGCCCTAACCATTGATGAGTATATCGCCGGTTTCCCGGATAACGTCCGTGCTATCTTGACCAAAATACGCCTGATTATTAAAGAAATAGCGCCGGACGCCACCGAAGCCATCAGTTACGGCATGCCCACATTTAAACTGAAAGGCAACCTGGTTCACTTCGCTGGCTGGAAGCATCATATCGGCTTCTATCCCGCCCCCTCCGGCACCGCTGCCTTTGATAAGGAATTGGCGCACTACAAAAAGGCTAAAGGCTCCATACAGTTTCCTCTGAATGAGACCATTCCATATGACCTCATCCGGCAGATCACCCAATTCAGAGTCGATGAAGTCATGAATAAAAGTAAATAATTTATCGATAAGAAACCCGTCGCACCTGGGGGAGCTTGCCAAACGGTATTCTCTAAACAACACGTTCGCTCTGAGCCTGTCGAAGAGTCTTCCTCTTCGTTGCCCTGCTTGCCTCCGTCTGTCCCGATGAAATTGGGGACAAGTCCGTGATAGAAATTTTAGAGTGCAGTCCTTCAGTTGCCTGACGATTGGGTTTAGGCCGATCTGTTGCCAAGGTCCGATGTGCAATTCGGGCACCGTTGCGCCTTGACCGGGATAGCCGTAGCGCAAAATGGGCAGTCCTTGGTTGTCGGCGTGGCGGTAACGGTCGCTTCCTTGGCTTTCTGGCGCGCAGCAAGATGGTTGAGTGGGCGCATTATAAAGAAAAAGATCGCCGCCGCCAGTATCAAGAAACTGATAATCGCGTTAATGAACACCCCATAATTGATAGTGACGGCGCCCGCAGCCTGTGCCGCAGCAAGTGATTCGTACGGACCTCCAACTGCGCCTTCCTTCAATACGGCAAACAGATTACTAAAATCCACATTTCCTAATAAAAGCCCGATGGGAGGCATGATTACGTCTTTCACCAGCGAGTTTACAATTGCCCCAAATGCGGCGCCAATGACAATACCTACTGCCAGATCAACCACACTACCGCGCATAATAAAAGTTTTAAATTCTTTTAACATGCCAGCCATCCTTTATACTGTTATGGGTACTATCCTATACCCGTTTTTAACCTATCGCAATTGAAGTTGACTTGATCAATCTAGCCGCTTTCCTGGTTCGGCTATGAGTTAACATCGGCAGCAAGCAGAAAAGCAAATTCGTTTTTACGAAATTCTACATGGGATCAAGCTAACACTGTTCACTATAAAAAAGGGCCCGGTATGAATACCAGGCCCTTAAAATCACTCCTGAGGAGTAAAGACTTATCCTACCAGATAACCGCCGTCAGCTACGATGATTGTTCCGGTGATGTAATCAGCTGCTTCAGAGGCCAGGAACAACGCTACCCGGGCAATATCATCAGGTTCGCCCTGTCGCCCCAGTGGGATGGTGGCTAAAAAGGCTTGGGTCAGAGCTTCTATTTGTTCCTGACTCATACCGTTAAGACCGCCGGATGCACCTGGGGTTTTTACAGCGCCAGGGGCAATAGCGTTAACGTTGATACCATTGGGCGCCAGGTCCTTGGCAATTGCTTTGGTCATCATCACCACGCCGCCTTTGGAAGCGTCATAGGAGATGAGGTTGCCGGTGGGATGGAAACCGTCAACCGAGGCGATATTGACGATTTTCCCACCGTGACCTTTGGCAATCATCGCCTTAGCTGCCGCCTGTGAAAAGAACATGACGCCTTTAAGGTTGATATCCAGAGTTCTATCCCATACCGCTTCAGTCATTTCAGTAGTTGAGGCAAACGGATAGACCCCGGCATTGTTGACCAGAATATCCAGATCACCAAAAGCCCCCAAAGCCTCTTGTACTGTTTTCTCGGCGTCGGACACTTTGCTGGTATCCGCCTGAACGGCCCTGGCTTTATAACCGGCAACCCGTAGTTCAGCCACGGTGGCTTGCGCCGCTTCCAAATTAATGTCGGAAACAACAACACTGGCACCTGCCTCAGCCAGCCGCATCGCTATGCCTTTGCCGATTCCCATAGCCGCACCGGTGACAATTGCCACTTTGCCGGATAGATCAAACAGTTGCTTGATTGTCTGAGTCATCTTCGTTTCTCCTCCATTTTTTGATTAATAATCGACGAGTGTGTGTATTTAGAGCGTTCTTGAAGCTTGTCACCGTTACCAAGGCCTAATACCTGGTACTAGTACCGAGTATATTACCCTTTTTATGCCATGTCAATATAGATCAGCATCCTCAATCAGTAATTTGTTTAAGATGCAATTCCAGAAACACATTAGATTCTGAAAGTGCGAAAAATAAATCCCAAAATAGTTCCAAAACCCCATTGACAATCCAACGCTGGTACTATATCATCTGTTCTCTGTATATCTGGTATTTAAGAAGAGTGTATGAATTATTTGTTTCTTCAAAAAACAACCGGTTGTTTTCACCGGTTTTAATCGTAAAAATGGAGGTTGTTTTGGTTGTTTTAGGGTTTTTTTGATAAAACAATTCGCCTCCTCAACCACTGCCGCCCTGCGTGCAAAAAAACGCACCTTGAAAACTGAATAATTGAAAACCGCAAATAGCCGAATTGTTGCTTTGAATCAAAACTCTAGCCCGCAAAAAACGGGTATTTGTGTCAAAACAATTCGCCATTTTCCGTTTGCACTTTGGGAATTGAAATTTTTTTACTATTTTTTTCTTGTGATTTGGAACTCACTGTTCAATGCACATGTACCCCTACATTAAGATTGACACCACACCCCGATGAAGCTAACATAGTCACACAATGCTAGCCCGTGTTATGACCTGCGCTTTACTAGGCCTTGAAGGCACTATCGTCGAGGTAGAGGTTGACATAGCCCCGGGTATGCCCAGTTTCACTGTTGTCGGTCTGCCCGACGCCGCCATTCAGGAAGCCAGAGAACGGGTTCGGGCTGCGGTTCGCAATTCCGGCTTTTTCTTCCCCATGAAACGCGTTGTTGCCAGTTTGGCCCCGGCTGATTTTAAAAAAACCGGACCTGCCTATGATCTCCCCATCGCGCTGGGCATCATTTTAAGTTCCGGACAGCTTAGCGCCGATGTCACCGGCATCGCTTTCCTGGGAGAACTGTCCCTTGAGGGTAAGTTACGGCACACCAGCGGTATCCTGCCCATGGTAGCCCTGGCTTATCACAACGGCTATCGCCGGGTCACCGTCCCCGCCGAGGATGCCGCAGAGGCATCCCTGGTTGACGGTATTGAAGTCATACCTATTAAGAATTTGGCAGAACTGGTCTCTTATCTTTCCGGAGCTATTGAATTGCCGCCGCTCCCACAACGTCCGACCGAGGATAATCATGATCCTATAGTTGATAGCGTCGATATGTCCTACATTAAGGGTCAGGAACATGTTAAACGGGCTTTGGAGGTAGCGGCCGCCGGAACCCACAATGTGGTAATGTCCGGCCCGCCGGGATCAGGCAAGACCATGCTGGCCCGGGCGCTGACCACTATTCTGCCGCCGCTCAGCAACGATGAAGCCATTGAGGTGACCAAAATCTACAGTGTTTCTGGTTGCTTGCCGCCT
This region includes:
- a CDS encoding rieske (2Fe-2S) domain protein, with translation MESFVNKETNRREFVKTAGLAGAGIIFATTTSTLLTGCASITYVSQATRIPKDAYTIVNNYVDVELAKVPELSSVGGSATIEDPDLENYLLIARTSQDEYTVVSSECTHRGKALGYDHENNRFQCSSLGSSKFRLDGTVIEGPADKPLKVYNSFISQDLLMIEVG
- a CDS encoding large-conductance mechanosensitive channel, whose protein sequence is MLKEFKTFIMRGSVVDLAVGIVIGAAFGAIVNSLVKDVIMPPIGLLLGNVDFSNLFAVLKEGAVGGPYESLAAAQAAGAVTINYGVFINAIISFLILAAAIFFFIMRPLNHLAARQKAKEATVTATPTTKDCPFCATAIPVKAQRCPNCTSDLGNRSA
- a CDS encoding dehydrogenase (related to shortchain alcohol dehydrogenases) — translated: MTQTIKQLFDLSGKVAIVTGAAMGIGKGIAMRLAEAGASVVVSDINLEAAQATVAELRVAGYKARAVQADTSKVSDAEKTVQEALGAFGDLDILVNNAGVYPFASTTEMTEAVWDRTLDINLKGVMFFSQAAAKAMIAKGHGGKIVNIASVDGFHPTGNLISYDASKGGVVMMTKAIAKDLAPNGINVNAIAPGAVKTPGASGGLNGMSQEQIEALTQAFLATIPLGRQGEPDDIARVALFLASEAADYITGTIIVADGGYLVG
- a CDS encoding Mg(2+) Chelatase family protein (ComM-related protein), whose product is MLARVMTCALLGLEGTIVEVEVDIAPGMPSFTVVGLPDAAIQEARERVRAAVRNSGFFFPMKRVVASLAPADFKKTGPAYDLPIALGIILSSGQLSADVTGIAFLGELSLEGKLRHTSGILPMVALAYHNGYRRVTVPAEDAAEASLVDGIEVIPIKNLAELVSYLSGAIELPPLPQRPTEDNHDPIVDSVDMSYIKGQEHVKRALEVAAAGTHNVVMSGPPGSGKTMLARALTTILPPLSNDEAIEVTKIYSVSGCLPPGIALIKQRPFRSPHYTTSAAGLVGGGHWPRPGEITLSHRGVLFLDELPEFGHNMLEVLRQPLEDRVVTISRSQGSVTFPANFMMVGAMNPCPCGYYGDQLKECRCAPAQIVRYQNRLSGPFLDRVDIFIEVPRVDYDKLSGNHQGESSATISERVGQARKRQTARFKGSRLVSNNDMTAAEIKKHCQLDTPAESLLRTAMRQLSLSARAFHRTLKLARTISDLDESDLIKAHHMAEALQYRPRLVS